In one Thermaerobacter sp. PB12/4term genomic region, the following are encoded:
- a CDS encoding N-acetylmuramoyl-L-alanine amidase — protein sequence MPKVYLDPGHGGSDPGAVGNGLVEKDINLAIARRVRVHLARHGLAVRMSRTGDQTRPLRARTDEANAWGADVYVSIHCNAYVDESANGFEVWHSVQPGSRSRILARSLVQWLDRLTPLANRGARSRAGRGGRDYYHVMRESRMPAVIVERGFITNRRDARYLGPASGQAQVAEAIARGVLEYFGRNWIPAGPRAEEPAAPPAPAGQEAEQPEPRGVWYRVIIGSFRNQANAERLARRAREAGFDVWIDQVRL from the coding sequence ATGCCCAAGGTCTATCTTGACCCCGGCCACGGCGGCAGTGATCCCGGCGCCGTGGGCAACGGCCTGGTGGAAAAGGATATCAATCTGGCCATTGCACGCCGGGTACGCGTGCACCTGGCCCGCCACGGGCTCGCCGTGCGGATGTCCCGTACCGGTGACCAGACCCGACCGCTGCGCGCGCGCACCGACGAGGCCAACGCCTGGGGTGCCGACGTCTACGTGTCCATCCACTGCAACGCCTACGTTGACGAGTCCGCCAACGGATTCGAGGTCTGGCACTCTGTCCAGCCGGGTTCCCGCAGCCGCATCCTGGCGCGCTCCCTGGTCCAGTGGCTGGACCGGCTCACGCCCCTCGCCAACCGCGGGGCCCGTTCCCGGGCGGGCCGCGGGGGCAGGGACTACTATCACGTGATGCGGGAATCCCGCATGCCCGCGGTCATCGTGGAACGCGGGTTCATCACCAACCGGCGGGACGCGCGCTACCTGGGCCCCGCATCCGGCCAGGCGCAGGTGGCGGAGGCCATCGCCCGTGGGGTCCTCGAGTACTTCGGCCGGAACTGGATTCCGGCCGGTCCCCGCGCGGAAGAACCTGCCGCCCCGCCGGCACCGGCCGGTCAGGAGGCGGAGCAGCCGGAGCCTCGGGGCGTCTGGTACCGGGTGATCATCGGTTCCTTCCGCAACCAAGCCAACGCCGAGCGGCTGGCCCGCCGGGCCCGGGAGGCCGGATTCGACGTCTGGATCGACCAGGTTCGCCTTTGA
- a CDS encoding response regulator transcription factor produces the protein MIRVLLAEDQALVRDGLRLLLELQGDLQVTAVADGAEAVARAAAASFDVALLDVRMPRMDGIACLRRLQDLRPQMPVLMLTTYDDDRLVRQCLAAGAAAYLLKDMAPEDLANAIRLVVYGGGLIPGDLAGVLARAVSTGSAAGGTGSDTPPGRGADRVRRGAGTAPGAPPSSDRKDAVSRPAPVEQGEPLTPRQVEVLQLLARGLSNREIAARLHLSEGTVKNLVSEIYARLQVRDRVQAVLRARGWLGPGGTSGL, from the coding sequence ATGATTCGGGTGCTCCTGGCGGAAGATCAGGCTCTTGTGCGGGACGGCCTGCGCCTGCTGCTCGAACTCCAGGGCGACCTGCAGGTGACGGCCGTGGCCGACGGGGCGGAGGCGGTGGCCCGGGCCGCAGCCGCATCCTTCGACGTGGCCTTGCTGGACGTGCGGATGCCGCGCATGGACGGCATCGCCTGCCTGCGGCGGCTCCAGGACTTGCGGCCCCAGATGCCCGTGCTGATGTTGACCACCTACGACGACGACCGCCTGGTGCGCCAGTGCCTGGCGGCCGGTGCCGCGGCTTACCTCCTCAAGGACATGGCGCCGGAGGACCTGGCCAATGCCATCCGGCTGGTGGTATACGGAGGAGGGTTGATCCCGGGGGATCTGGCCGGGGTCCTGGCCCGGGCCGTGTCCACCGGTTCCGCGGCGGGAGGAACGGGTTCCGATACCCCGCCGGGCCGTGGTGCTGACCGCGTTCGGCGGGGTGCCGGCACGGCCCCCGGGGCCCCGCCGTCGTCCGACCGCAAGGACGCCGTGTCACGTCCTGCGCCGGTCGAGCAGGGCGAGCCCTTGACCCCGCGGCAGGTGGAGGTCCTCCAGCTCCTGGCCCGGGGGCTGTCCAACCGGGAGATTGCCGCCCGGTTGCACCTGTCCGAAGGCACCGTGAAGAACCTGGTTAGCGAGATCTATGCCCGGCTGCAGGTCCGGGATCGGGTACAGGCGGTGTTGCGCGCCCGGGGCTGGTTGGGGCCGGGCGGTACCTCAGGGCTCTGA